Proteins found in one Pseudomonas sp. P8_241 genomic segment:
- a CDS encoding EAL domain-containing protein, whose product MPLKVKSRQRRLRMAITLISGLIPILLGSVILYMQAQRTLQQSSAQTALEAIHQFDLMLDNTAQAAQALLPLAGQNCKDVTLALREQVTRRPFVRSTNLVWDNDLYCSSLFGEFHEIVNPGDYTHGGLWLMNGNPVTPDTALLVYRLSEGKKGALTTLDGYHLSNILRLIGGKAALLLQVGPDWLSADGKVHTSARPELPVAQSTELSKKYAFKVSAGFPEGEAWRYIRSEYPPLFSLLIFFGVIAGAIVHFLQKRSMSPTHEMQRALEASEFIPYFQPVVHGDSKRWAGCEVLMRWKHPKEGLVRPDLFIPFAEHTGLIVPMTRSLMKQTAALLAPQSDSFSEPFHIGINITASHCQDLELVNDCREFLDAFVPGSVHLVLELTERELIEPTAITLQLIEQLHGLGVKFAIDDFGTGHSSLGYLHQFNVDFLKIDQSFVAMIGVDTLSSHILDSIIELAGKLELALVAEGVETPRQSDYLSAQSVNFLQGYLFGKPMSGAEFISALSDH is encoded by the coding sequence ATGCCACTGAAAGTCAAATCCCGCCAACGCAGACTCAGGATGGCGATCACCTTGATCAGTGGTTTGATCCCCATCCTGCTGGGATCCGTCATTCTTTATATGCAGGCGCAGCGAACACTCCAGCAAAGCTCGGCACAAACCGCCCTCGAAGCAATTCACCAGTTCGACCTGATGCTCGACAACACGGCCCAGGCAGCTCAGGCGTTACTGCCACTGGCCGGGCAGAATTGCAAAGACGTCACGCTTGCCCTGCGCGAACAAGTGACCCGTCGTCCTTTCGTGCGCTCGACCAACCTGGTGTGGGACAACGATCTTTACTGCAGTTCGCTGTTCGGTGAGTTTCACGAAATAGTCAATCCCGGTGACTACACGCACGGCGGGTTATGGTTGATGAATGGCAACCCGGTGACCCCCGACACGGCACTGCTGGTATATCGACTCAGTGAAGGCAAAAAAGGCGCACTGACGACCCTGGATGGTTATCACTTGAGCAACATCCTGCGCCTGATTGGCGGCAAGGCTGCGTTGCTGCTCCAGGTCGGCCCCGACTGGTTGTCGGCTGACGGTAAAGTCCATACGAGCGCGCGGCCTGAATTGCCCGTCGCCCAAAGCACTGAGCTGTCGAAAAAATACGCTTTTAAAGTATCGGCAGGTTTCCCTGAAGGCGAAGCCTGGCGATACATACGCAGCGAATACCCACCGCTGTTCAGTTTGCTGATCTTTTTCGGTGTGATCGCCGGTGCCATCGTTCACTTCCTGCAAAAGCGCTCAATGTCGCCGACCCATGAAATGCAAAGGGCGCTGGAAGCATCGGAGTTCATTCCATACTTCCAGCCCGTTGTGCATGGCGACAGCAAGCGCTGGGCCGGGTGTGAAGTATTGATGCGCTGGAAACATCCAAAGGAAGGCCTGGTGCGCCCAGACCTGTTCATTCCGTTTGCCGAACACACCGGTCTGATCGTGCCGATGACCCGCTCGCTGATGAAACAAACCGCCGCCCTGCTCGCCCCGCAATCGGACTCCTTCAGCGAGCCCTTTCATATCGGTATCAACATCACCGCCAGTCATTGCCAGGATCTGGAATTGGTCAACGATTGCCGTGAGTTTCTCGATGCATTTGTTCCAGGCTCCGTTCATCTGGTGCTGGAACTGACCGAGCGGGAACTGATCGAACCCACGGCCATCACCCTGCAACTGATCGAACAACTCCATGGGTTGGGCGTGAAATTCGCCATCGATGACTTCGGCACCGGTCACTCAAGCCTTGGTTACTTGCACCAGTTTAATGTCGATTTCTTGAAAATCGACCAGAGCTTTGTCGCCATGATCGGCGTCGATACCCTCTCCAGTCATATTCTGGACAGCATCATCGAACTGGCGGGCAAGCTCGAGCTGGCACTGGTTGCCGAAGGCGTGGAAACACCACGACAAAGTGACTACCTGAGCGCTCAAAGTGTGAACTTCCTTCAGGGTTATCTGTTCGGCAAACCGATGTCTGGTGCAGAGTTCATTAGTGCATTAAGTGACCATTAA